A single region of the Arthrobacter sp. zg-Y20 genome encodes:
- a CDS encoding SRPBCC family protein, whose product MMSNPLTLNAPAGEPVMDFSREFDFPVGTVFNAHIDPELFAQWIGPKDVATRIDQFEARTGGAYRFVHSRGEDEYAFRGVFHTVRQDEFVLQTFEFESTPEVVTLEYSTFSALPDGRCRLTGRSLYPSVEARDGFLDNGMEDGMSDGYDQLDALLSSVGIGRQA is encoded by the coding sequence ATGATGAGCAACCCGTTGACGCTGAACGCGCCCGCCGGCGAGCCTGTTATGGACTTTTCCCGTGAGTTCGATTTCCCGGTAGGCACCGTCTTTAACGCCCATATCGATCCCGAGCTCTTTGCGCAGTGGATCGGGCCGAAGGACGTGGCCACGCGCATTGACCAGTTCGAAGCCCGTACCGGCGGCGCGTACCGTTTTGTGCACTCGAGGGGCGAGGACGAGTACGCCTTTCGCGGCGTCTTCCACACGGTGCGCCAGGACGAGTTTGTGCTGCAGACCTTCGAGTTTGAGAGCACTCCGGAGGTGGTGACGCTTGAGTACAGTACTTTCTCGGCGCTGCCCGATGGCCGGTGCCGGCTCACCGGACGCTCGCTCTATCCGTCGGTGGAAGCCCGCGACGGCTTCCTGGACAACGGCATGGAAGATGGCATGTCTGACGGTTATGACCAACTGGATGCCCTGCTCTCATCCGTCGGAATCGGAAGGCAGGCATAA
- a CDS encoding metalloregulator ArsR/SmtB family transcription factor, with amino-acid sequence MDPLGDDTSSENLDQAFLALADPVRRHIIARLSKGPATVNELAEPFEISKQAVSKHIQVLEHAKLVTRSRDAQRRPVHLNPARLEALTAWIGQYRLVREEQFRSLDAVLRAQAAATGGLQAKDPP; translated from the coding sequence ATGGACCCACTTGGCGATGACACCTCATCGGAGAACCTGGACCAGGCTTTCCTGGCCCTGGCGGACCCGGTCCGGCGGCACATCATTGCCCGGCTTTCCAAGGGGCCGGCAACGGTCAATGAACTGGCGGAACCCTTCGAGATCTCCAAGCAGGCGGTTTCGAAGCACATCCAGGTCCTCGAGCATGCCAAGCTCGTCACGCGTAGCCGTGACGCGCAGCGCCGGCCCGTCCACCTGAACCCCGCACGGTTGGAGGCGCTCACCGCCTGGATCGGCCAGTACCGGCTGGTCCGCGAGGAGCAGTTCCGCAGCCTTGATGCCGTGCTTCGCGCACAGGCCGCAGCGACAGGCGGCCTGCAGGCAAAGGATCCCCCATGA
- a CDS encoding DUF4352 domain-containing protein, whose product MENTANTPNPPAGQPAPGQGAPGPGFGGPGFGAPGPGKPTNPEAGKGLAITALVIGIVSLLLCWVPFVNNLVFVLGLIGLGFAIPALVIAVKNRSRAKGMSIAALILVVLSLVGVLATQAYYGRVLDDVAESIEDGADGVVDTSDEEQEAAATDALAIGTAATVGDYSVTVTGVNTNAVDAIMAANEYNEAPAGQYVLVDLAVEYSGDSEGNPWIDLSTKFIGSDARQYDSTTCMATLPNPAYNVPTLEKGGAGTFQICMDVPAEALSDAKIFVQPTFTLSDNDRAYWKAQ is encoded by the coding sequence ATGGAGAACACCGCAAATACACCTAACCCGCCGGCGGGGCAGCCGGCTCCCGGGCAGGGCGCACCCGGCCCCGGATTCGGAGGCCCCGGATTCGGCGCTCCCGGGCCCGGCAAGCCCACCAACCCAGAAGCTGGCAAGGGCCTGGCGATCACCGCCCTGGTCATCGGGATCGTTTCCCTGCTGCTGTGCTGGGTGCCGTTCGTGAACAACCTGGTCTTTGTCTTGGGCCTGATCGGGCTGGGCTTCGCCATCCCCGCCCTGGTCATCGCCGTCAAGAACCGTTCCCGCGCCAAGGGCATGTCCATTGCCGCATTGATCCTTGTGGTGCTGTCCCTGGTGGGCGTGCTGGCAACCCAGGCCTACTACGGCCGGGTGCTGGACGACGTCGCCGAGTCCATCGAAGACGGGGCCGACGGCGTCGTCGACACCTCCGACGAGGAGCAGGAAGCCGCAGCAACAGACGCGCTGGCCATCGGCACGGCAGCCACGGTGGGTGACTACAGTGTCACCGTGACCGGAGTCAACACCAACGCAGTTGACGCGATCATGGCAGCTAACGAGTACAACGAAGCTCCTGCAGGCCAGTACGTGCTGGTGGACCTGGCCGTGGAATACTCCGGGGACAGTGAGGGCAACCCGTGGATTGACCTGTCCACCAAATTCATTGGGTCCGATGCCCGGCAGTACGATTCCACCACCTGCATGGCAACCCTGCCCAACCCGGCCTACAACGTTCCCACCCTGGAAAAGGGCGGCGCCGGCACCTTCCAGATCTGCATGGATGTCCCGGCCGAAGCGCTGTCGGATGCCAAGATCTTCGTCCAGCCGACGTTCACGCTCAGCGACAACGACCGCGCGTACTGGAAGGCGCAGTAG
- a CDS encoding NRAMP family divalent metal transporter — protein MDSTATKAKVRPNAKRTALLGAMFLMATSAIGPGFITQTTVFTVQLGAAFAFAILVSILVDIAVQLNVWRIIGVSGLRAQTLGNKVLPGAGWVLAGLVFIGGLVFNIGNIAGTGLGLNAMLGLDTKIGGAISAAVAIFIFLSKKAGLALDRIVVALGAVMILLMLYVAVSAAPPVGEALKNTVMPAQVDFLTITTLIGGTVGGYITYAGAHRLLDSGTTGPGYVKDITKVSLLGIIVTGIMRALLFLAILGVVAGGVTLAGDNLAADAFRHAAGEIGLRMFGIVFWAAALTSVIGAAYTSVSFVTTPETKDRTRSWITVGFIAFCTAAYLLLGQAPQTLLVFAGAFNGLILPLGFGILLWAAWRRRDLLQGYVYPKWLLIIGVLAWALTLFLGWNSLSGLAKLWQ, from the coding sequence ATGGACAGCACGGCCACTAAGGCAAAGGTCCGGCCCAACGCCAAGCGCACCGCACTGCTCGGTGCCATGTTCCTGATGGCCACCAGTGCCATCGGACCAGGATTCATAACCCAGACCACGGTCTTCACCGTCCAGCTCGGCGCGGCCTTTGCCTTCGCCATCCTCGTTTCAATCCTGGTGGACATAGCCGTCCAGCTGAACGTCTGGCGGATCATCGGGGTTTCCGGCCTGCGCGCCCAGACCCTGGGCAACAAGGTCCTTCCCGGCGCCGGCTGGGTCCTTGCCGGGCTCGTCTTTATCGGCGGACTGGTGTTCAACATCGGCAACATCGCCGGCACCGGCCTGGGCCTGAACGCCATGCTGGGGCTGGACACCAAAATCGGCGGCGCCATTTCCGCCGCCGTCGCCATTTTCATTTTCCTGTCCAAAAAGGCAGGCCTCGCCCTGGACCGGATTGTTGTGGCCCTGGGCGCGGTGATGATCCTGCTGATGCTCTACGTAGCCGTCAGCGCCGCACCGCCGGTGGGGGAGGCGCTGAAGAACACCGTTATGCCCGCGCAGGTGGACTTCCTGACCATCACCACCCTGATCGGCGGAACCGTGGGCGGGTACATCACCTACGCCGGCGCGCACCGGCTGCTCGACTCCGGCACCACCGGCCCCGGCTACGTGAAGGACATCACCAAGGTCTCGCTGCTGGGCATCATTGTCACCGGCATCATGCGGGCGCTGCTCTTCCTGGCCATCTTGGGCGTCGTCGCCGGCGGAGTCACCCTTGCCGGCGACAACCTGGCCGCCGACGCCTTCCGGCACGCCGCCGGCGAAATCGGGCTGCGGATGTTCGGCATTGTCTTCTGGGCCGCGGCCCTGACCTCGGTGATCGGCGCGGCCTACACCTCGGTGTCCTTCGTGACGACGCCGGAAACGAAGGACCGCACGCGCAGCTGGATTACGGTGGGCTTCATCGCCTTCTGCACCGCCGCGTACCTCCTGCTGGGCCAGGCCCCGCAGACCCTGCTGGTCTTCGCCGGCGCGTTCAACGGGTTGATCCTGCCGCTGGGCTTCGGCATCCTGCTGTGGGCAGCATGGCGGCGCCGTGACCTGCTGCAGGGATACGTATACCCCAAGTGGCTGCTGATCATCGGTGTGCTGGCCTGGGCGCTGACGCTGTTCCTGGGCTGGAATTCCCTGTCCGGCCTCGCCAAGCTCTGGCAGTAG
- a CDS encoding GntR family transcriptional regulator yields MPVNLGEATERADHANTTVWVADVLRSSIAAGELLPGTKLSEQQLAASLQVSRNTLREAFTMLSIEGAVTRYPNRGVFVAAPGADAVREIYRVRRMLEPSAVLWGPELDLDRLDAVIARARGAKERGAVGEMAAANQAFHQALVAMSGSEQLQQVMGRVLAEMRLVFHAMSSQPDFHSTYVEQNARLVELLRTGKRAKAAKVLQSYLDTAEAELLAHMHP; encoded by the coding sequence ATGCCTGTGAACCTGGGGGAAGCCACCGAGCGAGCCGACCACGCCAACACCACGGTGTGGGTGGCCGATGTGCTGCGCAGCAGCATTGCCGCCGGAGAACTGCTGCCCGGCACCAAGCTCTCCGAACAGCAGCTGGCCGCGTCGCTGCAGGTCTCCCGCAATACGCTGCGCGAGGCGTTCACCATGCTCAGCATTGAAGGCGCCGTCACCCGGTACCCCAACCGGGGCGTGTTTGTGGCCGCCCCCGGCGCGGACGCAGTGCGGGAAATCTACCGGGTCCGGCGGATGCTGGAACCCTCGGCCGTTCTCTGGGGTCCGGAACTGGACCTGGACCGGCTCGACGCCGTGATCGCCCGGGCCCGGGGCGCGAAGGAGCGCGGGGCCGTAGGCGAAATGGCGGCCGCCAACCAGGCCTTCCACCAGGCACTTGTTGCAATGTCAGGCAGCGAGCAGCTGCAGCAGGTCATGGGCCGGGTGCTGGCCGAAATGCGCCTGGTCTTCCACGCCATGAGCAGCCAGCCGGACTTCCACTCCACCTACGTGGAGCAGAACGCCCGCCTGGTGGAGCTGCTCCGCACGGGCAAACGCGCCAAGGCTGCGAAGGTGCTGCAGTCCTACCTGGATACCGCCGAGGCGGAGCTGCTCGCACACATGCACCCGTAG
- a CDS encoding NRAMP family divalent metal transporter: MDEQVTPNDPPAAGASARSGGKRERKPANPKRAAILGAMFLMATSAIGPGFITQTTVFTVQLGAAFAFAILVSILVDICVQLNVWRIIGISGLRAQVLGNKVLPGAGWVLAALVFVGGLVFNIGNVAGTGLGLNAMLGLEPRIGAAISAVLAILIFLSKRAGLALDRVVVVLGAVMIALMLYVAVIAGPPVGSALKNTVLPDTVDFLAITTLIGGTVGGYITYAGAHRMVDSGNSGLENIRPITRAALLGVIVTGVMRVLLFLAVLGVVAGGAVLTGSNLAADAFRVAAGEIGIRLFGVVFWAAALTSVIGASYTSVSFITKLTTSTRTRNLLTVAFIAVCTAAYLLAGQPPQTLLVFAGAFNGLILPLGVAILLWAAWRRSDLLAGYRYPRWLLIAGVLAWLLTLYLGWNSLSGLIDLWA, encoded by the coding sequence ATGGATGAGCAGGTTACCCCCAATGATCCGCCGGCCGCGGGAGCATCGGCACGCTCCGGGGGTAAGCGGGAACGGAAACCGGCGAACCCGAAGCGGGCCGCCATCCTGGGGGCCATGTTCCTTATGGCCACCAGTGCCATCGGCCCGGGCTTCATCACGCAGACCACGGTCTTTACGGTCCAGCTGGGTGCGGCGTTCGCCTTCGCCATCCTGGTCTCGATCCTGGTGGACATTTGCGTCCAGCTGAACGTGTGGCGAATCATCGGCATTTCCGGCCTGCGGGCCCAGGTGCTGGGGAACAAGGTCCTGCCGGGGGCCGGCTGGGTACTGGCCGCCCTGGTGTTTGTCGGCGGACTTGTGTTCAACATCGGCAACGTGGCCGGGACGGGGCTGGGCCTGAACGCCATGCTGGGGCTGGAACCCCGGATTGGAGCGGCGATCTCGGCCGTGCTGGCCATCCTCATTTTCCTGTCCAAACGGGCAGGCCTGGCGCTGGACCGGGTGGTGGTGGTCCTCGGCGCGGTGATGATCGCACTAATGCTCTACGTGGCCGTCATCGCCGGACCACCGGTGGGCAGCGCCCTGAAGAACACGGTGCTGCCGGACACCGTGGATTTCCTGGCGATCACGACCCTGATCGGCGGCACGGTGGGCGGCTATATCACCTACGCCGGGGCGCACCGCATGGTGGACTCGGGCAACTCGGGGCTGGAGAACATCCGCCCCATCACCCGCGCCGCACTGCTGGGCGTGATCGTCACCGGCGTGATGCGCGTGCTGCTGTTCCTTGCCGTCCTGGGCGTGGTGGCCGGCGGTGCAGTGCTGACCGGCAGCAACCTCGCTGCGGACGCCTTCCGGGTGGCGGCCGGCGAGATCGGGATCCGGCTGTTTGGCGTCGTGTTCTGGGCCGCGGCGCTGACCTCGGTCATTGGTGCGTCCTATACCTCGGTTTCCTTCATCACCAAGCTCACCACCAGCACCCGGACACGGAACCTGCTCACGGTAGCCTTCATCGCTGTCTGCACGGCCGCCTACCTGCTCGCCGGACAACCGCCGCAGACGCTCCTGGTGTTTGCCGGGGCCTTCAACGGGCTCATCCTGCCGCTGGGCGTCGCCATCCTGCTGTGGGCTGCTTGGCGGCGCAGCGATCTGCTTGCCGGCTACCGGTACCCTCGCTGGCTGCTGATTGCCGGGGTGCTGGCCTGGCTGCTGACCCTGTATCTAGGCTGGAACTCGCTCTCGGGGCTGATCGACCTTTGGGCCTAG
- a CDS encoding biotin carboxylase N-terminal domain-containing protein, whose protein sequence is MKKVLIANRGEIAVRVARACSDAGIASAAVYSDPDADALHVRIADEAYPLHGSASTDTYLNIPKLIDAARRAGADAVHPGYGFLSENADFAQAVLDAGLTWIGPSPQAIRDLGNKVTAREIAVRAGAPLVPGTQGPAQSAEEVRTFAEEHGLPVAIKAAFGGGGRGMKIARRLEDVEDAFESAVREAVSAFGRGECFAERFLDKPRHVEAQVLADTHGNVVVVGTRDCSLQRRNQKLVEEAPAPFLTEEQRATIHASAKAICREAGYTGAGTVEYLVSPDGLISFLEVNTRLQVEHPVTEETAGVDLVREQFRIADGLPLSNTSDPVPHGHAFEFRLNAEDPARGFLPGPGPVEAFEPPTGPGIRMDSGVRSGSVVPAEYDSLMAKLIVWGEDRPQALRRARAALDELVIRGVPTVVPFHRAVVRSEAFTREDALGVYTTWIESEFAEPLAASPEIAASLPGAERETLTIDVDGKAVALGVPAALLNALRAGGGTAAAPAGSGGAGAAADEAVLASPMAGNLVKWVADDGAQLAEGDPVAVLEAMKMETTVRAHRAGSFTRAATEPGTAVGRGDALGEIRP, encoded by the coding sequence ATGAAGAAGGTCCTGATCGCCAACCGCGGCGAGATTGCCGTGCGGGTTGCCCGCGCCTGTTCCGACGCCGGCATCGCCTCGGCTGCCGTGTACTCGGACCCCGACGCCGACGCGCTGCACGTCCGCATCGCGGACGAGGCCTATCCCCTGCACGGCTCCGCCAGCACGGACACCTACCTGAACATCCCCAAGCTGATCGACGCCGCCCGGCGGGCCGGCGCGGATGCCGTGCACCCCGGCTACGGGTTCCTGTCCGAGAACGCGGACTTCGCGCAGGCGGTGCTCGACGCCGGGCTGACCTGGATCGGCCCCTCCCCGCAGGCCATCCGCGACCTGGGCAACAAGGTCACTGCCCGCGAGATCGCCGTCCGCGCCGGTGCCCCGCTGGTGCCCGGAACGCAGGGCCCGGCTCAAAGTGCCGAAGAGGTCCGTACCTTCGCCGAGGAACACGGGCTGCCGGTGGCCATCAAGGCGGCGTTCGGCGGCGGCGGCCGCGGCATGAAGATTGCTCGTCGGCTCGAAGATGTGGAGGACGCCTTCGAATCGGCGGTGCGCGAAGCAGTGTCCGCCTTCGGCCGCGGTGAATGCTTCGCCGAACGGTTCCTAGATAAGCCCCGGCACGTGGAGGCCCAGGTGCTGGCTGACACGCACGGCAACGTCGTCGTCGTCGGCACCCGTGACTGCTCGCTGCAGCGCCGGAACCAGAAACTCGTGGAGGAAGCCCCCGCCCCGTTCCTCACCGAAGAGCAGCGCGCCACCATCCATGCCTCCGCCAAGGCCATCTGCCGCGAAGCCGGCTACACCGGTGCCGGCACCGTGGAATACCTCGTCTCCCCGGACGGGCTGATCAGCTTCCTGGAAGTGAACACCCGGCTGCAGGTGGAGCACCCCGTCACCGAGGAAACCGCCGGCGTGGACCTGGTCCGCGAGCAGTTCCGCATTGCCGACGGGCTGCCGCTCTCCAACACCTCCGACCCGGTGCCGCACGGGCACGCGTTCGAATTCCGGCTCAACGCCGAGGATCCCGCCCGCGGGTTCCTGCCCGGCCCCGGCCCGGTGGAAGCCTTCGAACCGCCCACGGGTCCGGGCATCCGGATGGATTCCGGCGTGCGGTCCGGGTCCGTGGTGCCCGCCGAGTATGACTCACTGATGGCCAAGCTGATTGTGTGGGGCGAGGACCGGCCGCAGGCGCTGCGCCGGGCCCGCGCGGCCCTGGATGAGCTGGTGATCCGCGGGGTGCCTACCGTGGTGCCGTTCCACCGGGCCGTGGTCCGCTCCGAGGCCTTCACCCGGGAGGACGCCCTTGGGGTGTACACCACGTGGATCGAGTCCGAATTCGCCGAACCGCTGGCCGCGTCCCCGGAAATCGCCGCATCACTGCCTGGCGCCGAACGGGAAACGCTGACCATCGACGTCGACGGCAAGGCTGTGGCCCTGGGCGTGCCGGCCGCGCTGCTGAACGCGCTGCGCGCCGGCGGCGGCACTGCCGCTGCGCCTGCCGGGTCCGGCGGTGCCGGCGCGGCGGCGGACGAGGCTGTGCTCGCCTCGCCGATGGCCGGGAACCTGGTGAAATGGGTGGCCGACGACGGCGCGCAGCTGGCCGAAGGCGATCCGGTTGCCGTGCTGGAGGCGATGAAGATGGAAACCACCGTCCGCGCCCACCGGGCCGGCAGCTTCACGCGGGCTGCGACCGAACCGGGCACCGCCGTCGGACGCGGTGACGCCCTGGGCGAGATCCGCCCCTAA
- a CDS encoding MBL fold metallo-hydrolase, with protein sequence MKRAGYTLTEPAAGIFFVQGPASNWIILREAKQFTLVDGGYRGDLPLVLASIREAGLEPDDAVAVLITHAHVDHTGAAAHFAQHYGTPVLCSSGELNHLRGEEKFSVTPLQIVRRAWQPRVFRWAVHVLRSGGAAGHPAPSAAAWDDALLAGLPGSPVAVPTPGHTPGHTAFYLSRAKAVITGDALVTGHAISARNGPQLLHPMFHHDGARADSALAILSKLDACLLLPGHGPAVRTGIREAANTAWRQRATPVKAPRPVLLPGRKGGLAGEPTYGRVEHSGTAVPGAE encoded by the coding sequence GTGAAACGAGCCGGATACACCCTCACCGAACCGGCTGCAGGAATCTTCTTTGTGCAGGGGCCGGCGTCGAACTGGATCATCCTGCGGGAGGCTAAGCAGTTCACCCTGGTGGACGGCGGCTACCGCGGCGACCTGCCGCTGGTCCTGGCCTCCATCCGGGAAGCCGGCCTGGAGCCGGACGACGCCGTCGCCGTCCTCATCACCCACGCCCACGTTGACCACACCGGCGCCGCAGCACATTTCGCCCAGCACTACGGCACCCCGGTGCTCTGCAGTTCCGGCGAACTAAACCACCTGCGCGGCGAGGAGAAATTCTCCGTGACTCCGCTGCAGATAGTGCGGCGGGCCTGGCAGCCCCGGGTTTTCCGCTGGGCGGTGCACGTGCTGCGGTCCGGGGGAGCGGCAGGACACCCTGCGCCGTCGGCGGCGGCCTGGGACGATGCGCTGCTGGCGGGTCTGCCCGGCTCTCCGGTCGCGGTCCCGACGCCGGGACACACACCCGGGCACACCGCCTTTTACCTGTCCCGGGCCAAGGCCGTGATCACCGGCGACGCACTGGTCACCGGCCACGCGATCAGTGCCCGGAACGGTCCCCAGCTGCTGCACCCCATGTTCCACCACGACGGCGCGCGGGCAGACAGTGCGCTCGCGATCCTTTCGAAACTGGATGCCTGCCTGCTCCTGCCTGGACACGGTCCCGCCGTCCGGACCGGCATCCGCGAGGCGGCGAATACCGCCTGGCGGCAACGGGCGACGCCGGTCAAGGCACCCCGGCCGGTGCTGCTTCCTGGCCGGAAGGGCGGCCTTGCGGGAGAGCCGACCTACGGACGGGTGGAACATTCCGGCACTGCGGTGCCCGGGGCGGAATAG
- a CDS encoding putative hydro-lyase — translation METPTGITTSPTVPPHPAGLAPVEARALFRNGLVTPTAGWSAGYAQANLIIVPKEQAFDVLLFAQRNPKSCPILGVLDAGETAGPLLTGGDIRTDVPRYTVYENGVKVAEPTDITGYWRDDLVTFIVGCSFTFEAALQEGGIGVAHIDQGTNVPMYRTSVRCEPAGSMAGPLVVSMRPVPASQVAGAVRITSRYPAVHGAPVHVGNPAEIGIADLGRPDFGDPVEITEGYVPVFWACGVTPQAAVMESKPSLAIGHAPGHMLITDARDSSYLVP, via the coding sequence ATGGAGACTCCCACCGGCATCACCACCTCGCCCACCGTACCTCCGCACCCCGCCGGCCTGGCCCCGGTGGAAGCCCGGGCACTGTTCCGGAACGGCCTGGTCACCCCGACGGCGGGCTGGTCCGCGGGCTACGCCCAGGCCAACCTCATCATCGTGCCCAAGGAACAGGCCTTCGACGTCCTGCTCTTTGCCCAGCGCAACCCGAAGTCCTGCCCTATTCTGGGAGTGCTCGACGCCGGTGAAACCGCCGGCCCGCTGCTCACCGGCGGCGACATCCGCACCGACGTGCCCCGCTACACCGTGTACGAAAACGGCGTGAAGGTTGCCGAACCCACCGACATCACCGGGTACTGGCGCGATGACCTGGTGACCTTCATTGTGGGCTGCAGCTTCACCTTCGAGGCAGCCCTGCAGGAGGGCGGGATCGGGGTGGCCCACATCGACCAGGGCACCAACGTGCCGATGTACCGCACCTCGGTCCGCTGCGAACCGGCCGGCAGCATGGCCGGTCCATTGGTGGTCTCGATGCGGCCCGTGCCTGCCTCACAGGTGGCCGGCGCCGTGCGGATCACCTCCCGCTACCCGGCGGTGCACGGCGCTCCGGTCCACGTGGGCAACCCGGCCGAGATCGGCATTGCGGACCTGGGCCGGCCGGACTTCGGGGATCCGGTGGAGATTACCGAAGGCTACGTTCCGGTCTTTTGGGCCTGTGGCGTCACCCCGCAGGCCGCAGTGATGGAATCCAAGCCCTCGCTGGCCATCGGCCACGCACCCGGCCACATGCTCATCACGGATGCCCGGGACAGCTCGTACCTGGTGCCCTAG
- a CDS encoding VOC family protein codes for MDWTLELVVVPVSDQDRAIAFYRDQLGFNLDHQTSNDQMNFAQLTPPGSGCSILVGDGAASQGMVPGSLRGLQLVVPDAQLARQELLDRGVEASEVTVFDERDGGTFFGFADPDGNAWTVQEMKVRAGSPLIPPEARISYGSEQQ; via the coding sequence ATGGACTGGACTCTTGAGTTGGTGGTTGTCCCGGTCAGTGACCAGGACCGGGCAATAGCGTTCTACCGCGACCAATTGGGCTTTAACCTGGACCACCAGACCTCAAACGACCAGATGAACTTCGCGCAGCTGACTCCGCCCGGCTCCGGCTGCTCGATCCTCGTGGGCGACGGTGCAGCCAGCCAAGGCATGGTGCCCGGGTCCCTTCGCGGCCTGCAACTGGTGGTCCCGGATGCACAGCTGGCCCGCCAGGAACTGCTGGACCGAGGCGTCGAGGCGAGCGAGGTCACCGTCTTCGACGAGCGCGACGGCGGGACCTTCTTCGGCTTCGCGGATCCGGACGGCAACGCCTGGACCGTGCAGGAAATGAAGGTCCGCGCGGGTTCCCCGCTGATTCCGCCCGAGGCACGCATCAGCTACGGCTCTGAGCAGCAGTGA
- a CDS encoding SRPBCC family protein, whose product MTNALQLTVPDGVPFIDFSREVDYPVDQVFRAYSEPDLLVQWLGPRGMKMDINHYDFRTGGSYSYIHTGPDGVPYEFRGIFHTVRENEAAIQTFEFSGYPDITSLEFMTLEALDGDRTRITAHSVYPSMEARDGMAASGMEAGVAEGFDRMDELLAQLQPEALQGRGA is encoded by the coding sequence ATGACCAACGCACTGCAGCTCACCGTCCCCGACGGCGTTCCGTTCATCGATTTCAGCCGCGAGGTGGATTATCCCGTGGACCAGGTCTTCCGGGCCTACTCGGAGCCGGACCTGCTGGTCCAGTGGCTGGGACCGCGCGGAATGAAAATGGACATCAACCACTACGACTTCCGCACCGGCGGCTCCTACAGCTACATCCACACCGGCCCGGACGGGGTGCCCTACGAATTCCGGGGCATCTTCCACACCGTGCGGGAGAACGAAGCCGCCATCCAGACCTTCGAGTTCTCCGGCTATCCGGACATCACCAGCCTGGAATTCATGACGCTTGAGGCGCTCGACGGCGACCGGACCCGGATCACGGCGCATTCCGTCTATCCCTCCATGGAGGCACGGGACGGGATGGCCGCTTCCGGCATGGAAGCCGGAGTTGCGGAAGGCTTTGACCGGATGGACGAGCTCCTGGCCCAGCTGCAGCCGGAGGCGCTGCAGGGAAGGGGCGCATGA